In a genomic window of Siniperca chuatsi isolate FFG_IHB_CAS linkage group LG1, ASM2008510v1, whole genome shotgun sequence:
- the LOC122879399 gene encoding uncharacterized protein LOC122879399 isoform X2 yields MGLMRYPTSNDYYNYYYGRGYWVSNVRHSWANWRMMAHVDLGTRSDTGESNRSPITTMLPILRVPMNCPRSFNMTVFDPDGDHVRCRVPTNQGGYECGLCGLSEGFSFDENSCSLKYTYSYQTGYYPIELVVEDFPKQHITLSYSDGYYTSKSPFSVGRRKRQATTTPAPTTMAVTTTPAPTTTAATTTTAVTTIPAPTTTAVTTTPAPTTTAVTTTPAPNTTAAPTTTAVTTTPAPNTTAATTTPAPTTTVPYRTSIAPLSKIPLQFSVLVDYFYAPSCLDGDYFPVFLSPTPSNGVNLPAFVNHTLEIKVRTTAEYTTIYDLIVTGPQGISKQKISTEEYIIKWTPTENELNDHFPICFVSEATYSYYQFYQSELRCVIADVGHYETTVTCNEATMTVEVEKTSLIRRNEDNLHLNDFTNPSCSLRRRSNTTHLVAVMSLNTCGTIVEEDEDNIIFKNKITSDDPNDIISRQHDVEIAFSCVYPKRTNMTLGFRHKNPYAFTEKGFGAFTFQFEFFESQRFKKQIDSSTYPVEVNLKQMMFMQIEATTSIPNTELFVESCRATPYDNPDSRVSYTIIEHGCVRDNTVQIFPGSKSQFRFGMEAFEFIGAHDEVYITCSVILCETGAPGTRCSQGCITSNSGNHRSKREAMAQSSSHSISQGPLHLIKTSDSQASGLSLNLGMNLVFIVGCLLVCGVVIYRSRRSNAKYQILPTTDTD; encoded by the exons AGTACCCATGAACTGCCCACGATCATTCAATATGACAGTGTTTGACCCTGATGGTGACCACGTCAGATGTAGGGTACCAACAAACCAAGGTGGATATGAGTGTGGTCTGTGTGGTCTGAGCGAAGGATTCTCTTTTGATGAG AATTCCTGCTCCCTTAAGTATACATACAGTTATCAAACAGGATACTATCCGATTGAGCTGGTGGTGGAGGACTTCCCCAAACAACACATTACGCTGTCTTACTCTGATGGATACTACACATCAAAGAGCCCCTTTTCAGTGGGAAGGCGTAAACGTCAAGCAACCACCACACCTGCACCAACCACCATGGCTGTAACCACCACACCTGCACCAACCACCACGGCTGCAACCACCACCACGGCTGTAACCACTATACCTGCACCAACCACCACGGCTGTAACCACTACACCTGCACCAACCACCACGGCTGTAACCACTACACCTGCACCAAACACCACGGCTGCACCAACCACCACGGCTGTAACCACTACACCTGCACCAAACACCACGGCTGCAACCACCACACCTGCACCAACCACCACAGTGCCTTACCGAACATCGATCGCTCCTTTAAGCAAGATTCCTCTGCAGTTTTCTGTTTTAG TGGACTATTTCTATGCCCCTTCATGCCTTGATGGTGATTACTTTCCCGTTTTCTTGTCACCAACTCCGAGTAATGGAGTAAATCTTCCTGCGTTTGTCAACCACACTCTCGAAATCAAAGTCAGAACCACAGCAGAATACACCAC GATTTATGACCTGATTGTCACTGGACCACAGGGCATTTCAAAGCAGAAAATCTCCACAGAAGAATATATCATAAAATGGACACcaactgaaaatgaattgaatgaTCATTTTCctatttgctttgtttctgaGGCAACATACAG CTATTACCAATTCTATCAGTCAGAGCTACGCTGTGTGATTGCTGATGTTGGACACTACG AGACCACTGTGACATGCAATGAAGCAACAATGACAGTGGAAGTGGAGAAGACCTCTCTCATCAGACGCAACGAGGACAACTTGCATCTGAACGACTTCACGAATCCGTCCTGCAGCCTGAGAAGACGCTCCAACACAACTCACCTGGTGGCCGTCATGTCACTGAACACATGTGGAACCATCGTAGAG gAGGATGAAGACAACATCATCTTCAAGAACAAGATCACATCTGATGATCCAAATGACATAATTTCCAGGCAGCATGACGTCGAGATCGCCTTTTCATGTGTCTATCCCAAGCGAACCAACATGACCCTGGGATTCAGGCACAAAAACCCGTACGCTTTCACAGAGAAGGGCTTCGGTGCTTTCACCTTCCAGTTTGAATTCTTCGAGAGCCAGcggtttaaaaaacaaattgatAGCAGCACTTACCCAGTGGAGGTGAACCTCAAACAGATGATGTTCATGCAGATCGAGGCAACCACCTCCATCCCCAACACAGAGCTGTTCGTGGAGTCCTGCAGGGCAACTCCATACGACAACCCGGACTCTCGCGTCAGCTACACTATCATCGAACATGG GTGTGTGAGGGACAACACTGTGCAAATCTTCCCCGGCTCCAAGTCTCAGTTCAGGTTTGGAATGGAGGCTTTTGAGTTCATCGGTGCTCATGATGAG GTGTACATCACTTGCTCAGTCATCCTGTGTGAGACTGGTGCTCCTGGGACCAGGTGTTCTCAGGGATGCATCACGTCCAACTCAGGGAACCATCGCAGCAAAAGGGAAGCTATGGCCCAGAGTAGCAGCCACTCCATTTCCCAGGGACCTTTGCACCTGATTAAAACTTCTGACAGCCAAG CGTCTGGCCTGAGCCTGAATCTGGGCATGAACCTCGTCTTCATTGTTGGCTGCCTCCTGGTATGCGGAGTGGTGATCTACCGATCAAGGAGGTCCAATGCTAAATACCAAATCCTGCCAACCACCGACACAGACTGA